The DNA segment TCTAATTCCTAAGCAAAAGGGATTTTATCTCTATATATACACTCATTCTTCTCCCAAATTCTTACATTAATTCACATAATTTCCTTCTCCTTCTACTTCTGCTCTTCTTTTTCAAACAgaattgtttaatttttttttcaagtatGGCAATTCTCTCTGATTATACTGAAGAAAATCAAGAACAACCTATGAAGCCTATcgaaaaagaacaagaaaaatcttcttcttcagccccaaaagaagaagaaaattcatCTTCACccccaaaagaagaagaagaaaacaagaagctaaagCCAAACAAGTCCAATGGCCTTGACATGGAAAATTATTCATGGGGACAATCTCTTCAAGAAGTTACCATCAATGTCCCAGTTCCCCCTGGTAAGATTTTTCAAtagtttaaatattaaaaaaaaattgtatttactgtttttattcaaaacttgaatttaaatataactaaaaaaaattaaatttttaggtTTTAACATAACACTTCTTTAAGGGGTCGGTGATAATAATTCCGAAATTAGATGCGGGATTATTTTATCTTGTGTTTGGTTGAAAtttttgaatccgaaattagtaatTCCGAGATTAATTAATCTCACAATTGCATATTTTATATCCCGCATTGACAGTGGTATAATAATCCTATGATTAATTAATCCCTGGATAATACTATGACAAAGATGTCCTTCTACACTCTTCCCCCAAAATCTTCTAATAATCCAAGgttaaaattagaaataaaaattTATCTCAGTTTATCTAATATACATCACATACATGTTTAAATTATATcccatatattttattttttgtctaataaaccaaatatataaaaatatattcatTAAATATTCTCGTATCATTTAATCTCCATATTACAATTTCATTATTATAAAATAACTTGTCCCCTACCAAACACCCCTGTTCTATTATAGGCCTTTTCGTCTTACCttgtgttattttattttatatcagGTACAAAATCAAGATTCTTGTTTGTTGAAATCAAGAATAATTCCCTCAAAGTTGGACTCAAAGGTCAACCATTAATAATAGATGGTGAATATTTCAAATCAGTGAAAGCTGATGAATGTTATTGGAGTTTAGAAGATCAGAAAGaaatttcaattcttttaactaaGCAAAACAAATCTGATTGGTGGAAGAGTTTGTTCAAAGGTGGACCAGAAATTGACACACAAAAAGTAGAACCAGAACCTAGTAAATTGTCTGATTTGGACACAGAAACAAGGGCAGCAGTTGAAAAAATGATGTTTGATCAAAGACAAAAGCAGATGGGACTTCCAACAAGTGAGGAGATTACAAATCAAGATATGCTTAAGAAATTTATGGAACAAAATCCTGATATGGCTAAGAATTTTGCTAATGCTAAGATGATGCCAAATTCTAAGATGATGGGCATGGGCTAATTGCTTGGAAGttttatttttgatgattttttttaatctctagtagattttgatgtttttttcgTACTAGTATGAGAGATTGgaattattctttttcttttttgggtttCGTTGGAATTTATTGCTTGGTCAATGCATAAATCAATTACTCTTAATTTTTTCTATGATTCATgtgattagttttgaaatttaATATTGTGGTAATTTTAGGATtaacttttctttttctgaattttattttaatatcgTGTGggcttagatttttttttttcccATACTAGtataagagcttgaaattattaTCGGAGTTTTTGGCTTTTTTGTTGGTCAATGACATGTTGCTTTCTATTTGTCAGGAAAAAAGGATTCTAATCGTATTTGGAATTTTCTGTTTGTTAGGAAAAGGTATTCAAATTGGTAGAGTTATGGGGCTTAAATCGGATgcggattcaggatttaaattTAGTGGGTTTAGCTTTTAGAATTTTTAGCATTAAATTCATTGTATTATTAAACTTATgagtttaaatttaatatttattgagATTTTAGTAGGTTTTTACATATAAATCTATAACCCATGTCGAAAGTTATAAGTTCAATTGACCTCTAACCGAAAGGTTATATCCGCCCCGGCTTAAATATAAAAAGCTTGAAGCAAAAGGCGCACACTTATTTGAAGAAGGCTTGATTGTTCTACTTGATAACAAGTAAATTTGCATATATATAATGAATCCTATATATATACTCCTAAATTTGgctcaaattcttcaaataatGTATTTCCTTTGTCGTTTTAGAATGGAAAAATCAAATGGTACTATTCTTCCTTATAATTTTACAATAATCAAAGTTTGCTTATGAAAACAAATTATCAACTATCACTTGGCAACTAGTTGTACCTATAACGATATCTTTATAAAGgactttataaaaataatataacgATCAATTGAAAGACAGTATATATCAAGATTCTGATTTATTTCTTTATGGTTGGTCTAACACGTGCTTAATATTAAGTTGTTCTTTTCATCAAGCTAAGATAGATATGATAAAACATCATCTTTATAAACAATGTATGTATAGCGaggaaaacaaataaaaagaagTGGTTACTATAATTTATTCAACGCGTACATATTTCAAAGTTAATTCTACCAAGGCATCTTGCATATTTTCCCATAAAACCAAAATGAGATTTGAAGCTAATTACTTATTAAAGCATAAAATTAAAGCACATTTCACTAAGGAAGAAGAAGCAAAATAACCAACACTGTATTTTATACTCAATCCATGAAACTTCATAAAGCATATATAGAACCTCATATCTTGAAAATGCTACAATTTCATGGATTCGCTAAGGATTTGTAATATATCTTACTGGTTCACTTGCAACATATTTTACTGGCTCACTCGCAATATATCTCGTTGGTTCACTCGCAATATATCTCGTTGGTTCACTCGCAATATATCTCACTGGTTCACTTGCAATATATCTGGTTGGTTCACTCGCAATATATCTCACTGGTTCACTTGCAATATAACTTGTTGGTTCACTTGCGACATGTCTACTTGAGTCATCATCCCATACGAAGAGCTCACATTTACCTGCAAGCAACATACACATTCCTTCTTCATGTACTCTCCAATTACATACCTCATTAGTGTGACAAATTTCAGTGTCATTAAAATTAAACAAGTCGAAAAACCCGTGTTTATTCCCTAATTTAATGGCACAAGAAAGAGTGTTATTTCCTCCTGGAACAATAGGTATATAGAATTTATCAGTCCATCCTGGTTTCATCGAGTAGTCGCCGCGATCTTCTCCATATATATAACATCTTGCTTCTGCTGTATTTGGAGTTTCATTTTTTATAATAACAACAAAATCACTAGTCGAGTTTTGTGAATTAACTGATGAAATTGCTAAAAAATTAAGTAGGAAAAGGTAAAGGACAAAGTGATGTAATGAGGAAGACATTgtgatttttcttccttcttatGTTTGGTTTAGTTTTTTTGCTAATGTAGGCCAAATTTATAGTGATTTATGTGTGTTATATGGATTGGATCAACTATTTCATTAAATGTAATACTGATAATATATCTTTTTATTGATACTGTTTGACACGGTCTTGCCAACAAGTCATACCAAATTGTAGATTTTCTAGGACTTTTTTTGGTTTTCCATTGAGTGTCTTGCATCCGTATTTGAGTccgactatatccggattcgcATCGCGTAAAGCCCCATTTGAGGGGAAGCGCTCCCTATACTAAGGATTTTTTCATACTCGGGACTCGAACCTGAGACCTCTGGGGGAAGAGCAGTCCAATCCGCTGCACCACATCCTTTAGTGGTGAGATTTTCTATGACTAGCTTCAATTTAAGTAAAGGTTTTAACTTATATACGATAATTGTGTAAATATGTTTTACACTTTCAGTGAATTTTAACCTATATTAGCAGATTAGCTGCTTAATTTTTAGGTTTCAATTTTATTTGTTATGAACAATTATTATTTGTAGTAGTTTTTAGGTAATCTAATATtgtaaaagttatttttttatattgttAAAGTATAGAAGTTAAACTCTTTCAACTAACTAGTGGTGTTGGCTTATTAATGTTTAGCCATTATTGGAAACTAGGAATTAAATTATGCTAAAGGAAAGGGAAACTTCGTAGAATTTAACATTATCTTGTTCGGTTtaataaagcaaaaaaaaaaaggaaattaattttcttttatgGACAAAGTTTCACATCTTAATTAGTGGCATAAATGCATTTTTTTATAAACAGAGAATGAAAACCTAGGAGTTTATCTTCAGCTAACAGTCAAATTAAACAAAAAGGCAATTAATACATGCGAAGGGAGGAAGCTTGGAATCGAAGAATGAATGTTGGCATTAGTCTTACGGATATAAGTTATATACACTAACATTTGTAATTTTGTTTATAATATCAATAAATTTAATCTTATGGTCGCATTTTAACTAATTAACTTGTGAAATTTATCATAAGAATTTACCTATAATTACTTAATTAAACTCAATTGTTGAAAtcccacaagtttcaaaagatcTAATGCAATGTAAAAGAGTTTTATGTTACACATATGCTGACAAATTAATGATTTTGAAACTGTATATGTAATATGCTTAACCTGTTATCACAAgttttttactttgtttttttATGTTATTAGATTATGTTCGTTATAAATAGTTACATGTTACTGCATATAACTTAATTTgttgatgtaaaaattaatttagttaTCTGAAAACATCAGTTTATATTATCCTTCATATATTACATTAGCGAGTACGATGAAAATGAATAACTGCCAATAGACAAAGAAAAGTCAAAGTAAAAGAGAATATGAATCTTACAAATATTAATGCAGATTCTTCAAATCTCGAATGACTGGTGAAATTTATATGCAAATAAGACTTTTGAGTGAAAtaggtcaaacttttcaaattttatatcCAGGCTTTTTTTACATATCCtgaaattttttttatcaataattgatAAATGTATTAGTCTAGTGTAAATTTATTGTTTAATATCGAGCTTAAGTTTTGTGTACTTGTGTATAAATTTGTTTATACTATTAGGTCAAATTAACTCAGAATAACAAATCTCATAGCAAGTTTGATAAGGTAATGTGGAAAAATAGAGTAATTATAACCTATTTTAAGTAGGAAAACTATGTCCGTGTATATAACTTAAAGTTTTTTCAAGTTTGTGTTGGACTTTGTGATAGGATAATTTGATCTTTCCCTCCTATTTCcttaaaagtaaataaataaccAAAGACGAGTCATTTTGGAGAAGTAATAGAAAGAATCAAATAATATTTCTAtctttatcttttaaaaaaaaaaacaagtagtATCTTTATCTTAAGATTCTTGCCCGACCAATTAAGGATGCGGTGGAGTGATAAGTAGTTTTTcatccttaaccagaggtctcgggttcgagcaTTGGGTATGAAATCACCTTTGTTAGTAAGCCTTTACCCGAAATATATTGGGTAAATACCTCCCCAAAAATTAGGACCATATACTTACATCATCCTTCAACACAACATTGAATATATGTATGAGAAAATATTGAGAGAAGAAAAAGTTAATTACCATTTTGCTACACAGAATGTGGAATTATAATAGACAGCTTGGAGTTCACCATcagagaaattaaaaaaattgaactAATTGAACAAAATGTTACCTTCTGTGATTTCACATGCATGCATATCTTTTTTATGCAAAATGTTGAACCCCAAGCTGTCTATTATAATTCCACATTCTGTGTAGCAAAATGGTAATTAACTTTTTCTTCTCTCAATATTTTCTCATACATATATTCAATGTTGTGTTGAAGGATGATGTAAGTATATGGTCCTAATTTTTGGGGAGGTATTTACCCAATATATTTCAAGGGTCTATCGGAAAATATTCTCTCTACTTCCGTAAGGACATAGACAAAATCTGCATATACGTTACCTTTCCCAAACCTCACactatgaaaatatatatactgaATATGTTATTGTCAATTGTTATTGTATTTACTGATGAGGTGGAAGCTTGCGTACACCTTATTTTACATTGAAAACCCCTTTCTTCCTTCTCCGTACATAATGCTCTCTCCATATCAATTTATGTAGTACTTACTTCAAAAATTATActtattatattttcttatttagaaataatttatccATAGAATTTCTACTTTACCCTTAATGAATTAATTTGCAGCCACACAAAATAGATTTTCGTAGCTATGAAATTTTACAATATGGTAAATAGCCATGCAATTTTAATTTTGTAGTTATTGTTAGGTAGTAGCCACGATTTTTAAATCCGTAGCTGAGATTTTGTAGCTATAGATATATTATATTGTAGTGTATCTATGATTTACTTTAAaccataatttttaatattaatatttttcttaaacCTCGTATCGAGTCAAACGATGCTACATAAATTCGGATAGAGTACCATTTTATTGTTCACGGACTCGATTCCATTTGTAACTCGAAAAAGAATCGCTATTGAATTATTGGGTGGGGATGGAATGGAACTAGTATACCAGAGCAGAAATTCCTAATGTatcaatttcatatttttttactTAAAAATGAGTTGAATAATAAATCTTTTAAAAATGAGTTAAATTTAAATAAGattcatattatccacttaaaaaatggataatcaatgggtttaacttttatatttgcaaagacttaaattgggggttcctcaagtttgagaaactagaaattcttccaaaagtgatcatattgaAGAAGTCATCCATAAAATGGATCTCCATATTATCCGACGGTTAACCTATTTTCTATCCGTATTTAATATGGGTCGAATgaaataatttatccgttttttgcATTGTCCATTTTCGCCCG comes from the Nicotiana tabacum cultivar K326 chromosome 14, ASM71507v2, whole genome shotgun sequence genome and includes:
- the LOC107790710 gene encoding protein BOBBER 2-like, yielding MAILSDYTEENQEQPMKPIEKEQEKSSSSAPKEEENSSSPPKEEEENKKLKPNKSNGLDMENYSWGQSLQEVTINVPVPPGTKSRFLFVEIKNNSLKVGLKGQPLIIDGEYFKSVKADECYWSLEDQKEISILLTKQNKSDWWKSLFKGGPEIDTQKVEPEPSKLSDLDTETRAAVEKMMFDQRQKQMGLPTSEEITNQDMLKKFMEQNPDMAKNFANAKMMPNSKMMGMG